A stretch of the Solanum dulcamara chromosome 6, daSolDulc1.2, whole genome shotgun sequence genome encodes the following:
- the LOC129891155 gene encoding (DL)-glycerol-3-phosphatase 2-like isoform X1, with the protein MTNENKHSDCSNMANQGMNDASSARKGSITHVIFDMDGLLLGINTEKFYTEVQEIILARYNKNFDWSLKAKMMGKKAIEAARVFVEETGISDSLTAEDFLEEREEMLQKMFPTSDLMPGASRLIHHLHENGIPICVATGTHTRHFDLKTQRHSELFSLMHHIIRGDDPEVKQGKPSPDIFLAAANRFEGGPVDPLRILVFEDAPSGVLAAKNAGMSVVMIPDARLDSTYHKVADQVLKSLLDFSPADWGLPPFENASTKLN; encoded by the exons ATGACTAACGAAAATAAGCATTCAGATTGTTCAAATATGGCGAATCAAGGCATGAATGATGCTTCATCTGCAAGAAAAGGCTCAATCACTCATGTAATCTTTGACATGGACGGCCTTCTTTTAGGTATCA ACACTGAGAAATTTTATACGGAGGTCCAGGAGATTATACTTGCTAGGTATAATAAGAATTTTGATTGGTCACTCAAGGCAAAAATGATGGGGAAGAAGGCAATAGAGGCTGCCAGGGTCTTTGTTGAAGAGACAGGAATAAGTGATTCACTTACAGCTGAAGATTTTCTTGAAGAGAGAGAGGAAATGTTGCAGAAAATGTTCCCAACAAGTGACCTCATGCCTG GGGCCAGCCGCCTGATTCATCACCTTCATGAAAATGGGATACCAATTTGTGTTGCTACGGG TACCCACACGCGGCACTTTGATTTGAAAACTCAAAGACACAGTGAACTTTTTTCACTGATGCATCATATCATTCGTGGTGATGATCCAGAAGTCAAACAAGGGAAGCCATCACCTGATATATTCCTTGCAGCTGCAAACAGATTTGAG GGTGGACCAGTAGATCCGCTGAGGATTCTTGTATTTGAAGATGCGCCCTCTGGTGTTCTTGCAGCCAAGAATGCTGGAAT GTCAGTAGTTATGATTCCAGATGCAAGGTTGGATAGTACGTATCATAAAGTCGCTGATCAGGTTTTGAAGTCTTTACTTGATTTCAGCCCAGCCGATTGGGGTTTGCCTCCATTTGAAAATGCATCAACCAAACTCAATTAG
- the LOC129891155 gene encoding (DL)-glycerol-3-phosphatase 2-like isoform X2 — protein sequence MTNENKHSDCSNMANQGMNDASSARKGSITHVIFDMDGLLLDTEKFYTEVQEIILARYNKNFDWSLKAKMMGKKAIEAARVFVEETGISDSLTAEDFLEEREEMLQKMFPTSDLMPGASRLIHHLHENGIPICVATGTHTRHFDLKTQRHSELFSLMHHIIRGDDPEVKQGKPSPDIFLAAANRFEGGPVDPLRILVFEDAPSGVLAAKNAGMSVVMIPDARLDSTYHKVADQVLKSLLDFSPADWGLPPFENASTKLN from the exons ATGACTAACGAAAATAAGCATTCAGATTGTTCAAATATGGCGAATCAAGGCATGAATGATGCTTCATCTGCAAGAAAAGGCTCAATCACTCATGTAATCTTTGACATGGACGGCCTTCTTTTAG ACACTGAGAAATTTTATACGGAGGTCCAGGAGATTATACTTGCTAGGTATAATAAGAATTTTGATTGGTCACTCAAGGCAAAAATGATGGGGAAGAAGGCAATAGAGGCTGCCAGGGTCTTTGTTGAAGAGACAGGAATAAGTGATTCACTTACAGCTGAAGATTTTCTTGAAGAGAGAGAGGAAATGTTGCAGAAAATGTTCCCAACAAGTGACCTCATGCCTG GGGCCAGCCGCCTGATTCATCACCTTCATGAAAATGGGATACCAATTTGTGTTGCTACGGG TACCCACACGCGGCACTTTGATTTGAAAACTCAAAGACACAGTGAACTTTTTTCACTGATGCATCATATCATTCGTGGTGATGATCCAGAAGTCAAACAAGGGAAGCCATCACCTGATATATTCCTTGCAGCTGCAAACAGATTTGAG GGTGGACCAGTAGATCCGCTGAGGATTCTTGTATTTGAAGATGCGCCCTCTGGTGTTCTTGCAGCCAAGAATGCTGGAAT GTCAGTAGTTATGATTCCAGATGCAAGGTTGGATAGTACGTATCATAAAGTCGCTGATCAGGTTTTGAAGTCTTTACTTGATTTCAGCCCAGCCGATTGGGGTTTGCCTCCATTTGAAAATGCATCAACCAAACTCAATTAG